In Fusobacterium hwasookii, a single window of DNA contains:
- the aroA gene encoding 3-phosphoshikimate 1-carboxyvinyltransferase gives MNKKIIKANKLVGEVSPPPSKSILHRYIIASSLAKGISKIENISYSDDIVATIEAMKKLGAKIEEKDNCLLIDGTKTFDKEYLNKGSEIDCNESGSTLRFLFPLSIVKENKVLFKGKGKLFKRPLSPYFENFDKYQIKYSYTNENEILLDGVLKSGEYEIDGNISSQFITGLLFSLPLLNENSKIIIKGKLESSSYIDITLDCLNKFGIKIINNSYQEFIIEGNQTYKSGNYEVEADYSQVAFFLVANSIGSNIKINGLNSNSLQGDKKIIDFISEIDNWTKNEKLILDGSETPDIIPILSLKACISKKEIEIINIARLRIKESDRLNATVQELSKLGFDLIEKEDSILINSRKNFIYNNKEIVSLSSHSDHRIAMTAAIASTCYEGEIILDNLNCIKKSYPNFWEVFLSLGGKIYEYLG, from the coding sequence ATGAATAAAAAAATTATAAAAGCAAATAAATTAGTTGGTGAGGTTAGTCCTCCACCATCAAAAAGTATATTACATAGATACATCATTGCTAGTTCCTTGGCAAAAGGCATATCTAAAATAGAAAATATTTCTTATTCTGATGATATAGTAGCAACTATTGAAGCTATGAAGAAATTAGGAGCTAAGATTGAAGAAAAAGATAATTGTCTTTTAATTGATGGAACTAAAACCTTTGATAAAGAATATTTAAATAAAGGTAGTGAAATTGATTGTAATGAGTCAGGTTCAACTCTTAGATTTTTATTTCCTCTATCAATAGTAAAAGAAAATAAAGTTTTATTTAAGGGTAAAGGAAAATTATTTAAAAGACCTTTAAGTCCTTACTTTGAAAACTTTGATAAATATCAAATAAAATATTCATATACAAATGAAAATGAAATTTTATTAGATGGCGTATTAAAAAGTGGAGAATATGAAATTGATGGAAATATAAGCTCTCAATTTATAACAGGCTTACTATTTTCATTGCCTTTATTAAATGAAAATTCTAAAATTATAATAAAAGGTAAGTTAGAATCATCAAGTTATATTGATATCACATTGGATTGTCTAAATAAATTTGGAATAAAGATTATTAATAATTCGTACCAAGAGTTTATAATAGAAGGTAATCAGACTTATAAGTCAGGAAATTATGAAGTTGAGGCTGATTATTCTCAAGTAGCTTTCTTTTTAGTTGCAAACTCTATTGGCTCAAATATTAAAATAAATGGATTAAATTCTAATTCATTACAAGGTGATAAAAAAATTATTGATTTCATTTCTGAGATTGATAATTGGACTAAAAATGAAAAGTTGATATTAGATGGTTCTGAAACACCAGATATAATACCTATTTTATCTTTAAAGGCTTGCATTTCAAAAAAAGAAATTGAAATTATAAATATAGCAAGATTAAGAATAAAAGAAAGTGATAGATTGAATGCAACTGTTCAAGAATTATCAAAATTAGGCTTTGATTTAATAGAAAAAGAAGATAGTATTTTAATTAATTCAAGAAAAAACTTTATTTATAATAATAAAGAAATTGTATCTTTATCATCACATTCAGATCATAGAATTGCTATGACAGCAGCTATTGCTTCAACTTGTTATGAAGGAGAAATTATTTTAGATAATTTGAATTGTATCAAAAAATCATATCCAAACTTTTGGGAAGTTTTCTTATCACTAGGAGGAAAAATTTATGAATACTTGGGGTAA
- the aroC gene encoding chorismate synthase, translated as MNTWGNKIRLSIFGESHGEAIGIVIDGLEAGTKLNLENINKFIERRKAGKSSFTTSRKEKDEYKILSGYKDGYTTGAPLCVIFENTNTISKDYENLKDLLRPNHADYPAGIKFKGFNDVRGGGHFSGRITLPLTFAGAIAMDILEEKGIKIFSHIKKILDIKDKTFLDFKEMDLNKFENLKESSLPFIENDLEDKTKELLEKIKLSGNSVGGEIECACFNLPVGLGSPFFDSLESKISHLAFSVPAIKGISFGIGFDFANILGSEANDLYYLENNEIKTRTNNNGGILGGLSTGMPLVFSVVVKPTSSISLEQKTVNIKEMKEDILKINGRHDACIVPRVLPVIEAVMALAILDEIL; from the coding sequence ATGAATACTTGGGGTAATAAAATAAGATTATCTATTTTTGGTGAATCTCATGGAGAAGCAATAGGAATAGTTATAGATGGCTTAGAAGCTGGAACAAAATTAAATTTAGAAAATATAAATAAATTTATTGAAAGAAGAAAAGCTGGTAAATCTTCTTTTACTACTTCAAGAAAAGAAAAAGATGAGTATAAAATTTTAAGTGGATATAAAGATGGCTATACAACTGGTGCTCCTCTTTGTGTAATATTTGAAAATACAAATACTATTTCAAAAGATTATGAAAATTTAAAAGATTTATTAAGACCTAATCATGCTGATTATCCAGCTGGTATAAAGTTTAAAGGTTTTAATGATGTTAGAGGTGGAGGACATTTTTCTGGAAGAATAACTTTGCCTTTAACTTTTGCTGGTGCTATTGCAATGGATATTTTAGAAGAAAAAGGAATTAAAATATTTTCTCATATAAAAAAAATTTTAGATATCAAAGATAAAACTTTCTTAGATTTTAAAGAAATGGATTTGAATAAATTTGAAAATTTAAAAGAAAGTTCTTTACCATTTATAGAAAATGATTTAGAAGATAAGACAAAAGAATTATTAGAAAAAATAAAATTATCTGGAAATTCAGTTGGTGGGGAGATAGAATGTGCTTGTTTTAATCTACCTGTTGGATTAGGTAGTCCTTTCTTTGATAGTTTAGAAAGTAAAATTTCTCATTTAGCTTTTTCTGTTCCAGCTATAAAAGGAATTTCTTTTGGAATAGGTTTTGACTTTGCAAATATTTTAGGCTCAGAAGCTAATGATTTATATTATTTAGAAAATAATGAAATAAAGACTAGAACTAATAATAATGGTGGAATTTTAGGAGGGCTTTCAACTGGAATGCCACTTGTATTCTCTGTTGTAGTAAAACCTACTTCATCTATAAGTTTAGAACAAAAAACTGTAAATATAAAAGAGATGAAAGAAGATATTTTAAAAATAAATGGTAGACATGATGCCTGTATAGTTCCAAGAGTATTGCCAGTAATAGAAGCTGTTATGGCACTAGCAATACTTGATGAGATATTATAA
- a CDS encoding HD family phosphohydrolase, protein MKKFTIFGFKFLFDIKKKDSSDEEKYSDVYFLKEKVFYLILALFLITISSKIPILFRNNNYMIGDVVKSDIYSPKTIVFRDKIGKDKIIQDMIDRLDKDYIYSSDAADIYKEEFDNFHKEIIAIKKGNLKSFDYSGFERKTGKVMPENIINKLLEEDEEKIDDMFSKLAVQLENAYKAGIYKEKNSIRISEPAKTDIEALEPFEKEIINNFLIPNYIYDEAKTKNTINEKVSQIHDQYIEIKAGTLIAKTGEILTARKIDILDKLGIYNYKMSIFIIALNLIFLLVISSIFNVVIVKFYSREILEKNKYKSIMLLTIGTLLVFRLVPNSMIYILPLDTMLLLLLFIVKPRFSVFLTMIVISFMLPITDYDLKYFTIQSIAVFATGFLSKNISTRSSVIAIGIQLAILKILLYLILSFFSVEESYGVALNTIQIFISGLFSGMFAIALLPYFERTFNILTVFKLMELADLSHPLLRKLSIEAPGTFQHSMMVATLSENAVIEIGGDPIFTRVACYYHDIGKTKRPQYYVENQSDGKNLHNDISPFMSKMIILAHTREGAEMGKKYKIPKEIRNIMFEHQGTTLLAYFYNKAKEIDQNVPEEEFRYSGPKPQTKEPAVILLADSIEAAVRSLDVKDPVKVEQMVRKIVDSKIRDNQLSDANITFKEVEIIVNSFLKTFGAIYHERIKYPGQK, encoded by the coding sequence ATGAAAAAGTTTACTATATTTGGATTTAAGTTTCTTTTTGATATTAAGAAAAAAGATAGTTCAGATGAAGAAAAATACTCAGATGTTTATTTTCTAAAAGAAAAAGTATTTTATTTAATATTAGCATTATTTTTGATTACTATTTCATCAAAAATACCTATACTTTTTAGAAATAATAACTATATGATAGGAGATGTTGTAAAGTCAGATATTTATTCTCCAAAAACAATTGTGTTTAGAGATAAAATTGGAAAAGATAAGATAATTCAAGATATGATAGATCGTTTAGATAAAGATTATATTTATTCTAGTGATGCTGCTGATATCTATAAAGAAGAATTTGATAATTTTCATAAAGAAATTATAGCAATAAAAAAAGGCAATTTAAAATCTTTTGATTATAGTGGTTTTGAAAGAAAAACTGGTAAGGTTATGCCTGAAAACATTATAAATAAATTGTTAGAAGAAGATGAAGAAAAGATTGATGATATGTTTTCAAAATTAGCAGTTCAACTTGAAAATGCTTATAAAGCTGGTATTTACAAAGAAAAAAATTCAATTCGTATAAGTGAACCTGCTAAAACAGATATTGAGGCATTAGAGCCTTTTGAAAAAGAAATTATCAATAATTTCTTAATTCCAAATTATATTTATGATGAAGCTAAGACTAAAAATACTATAAATGAAAAAGTTTCACAAATACATGATCAGTATATTGAAATAAAAGCAGGAACTTTAATAGCTAAAACAGGAGAAATTTTAACTGCTAGAAAAATAGATATTTTAGATAAATTGGGTATCTATAATTATAAGATGAGTATTTTTATAATTGCATTAAATTTAATATTCTTATTAGTTATTTCAAGTATATTTAATGTTGTAATAGTTAAGTTTTATAGTAGAGAAATATTAGAAAAGAATAAATATAAGTCAATTATGTTATTAACAATAGGAACTTTACTAGTATTTAGATTAGTTCCTAACTCAATGATATATATATTACCATTAGATACAATGCTTTTACTTTTATTATTTATTGTAAAACCAAGATTTAGTGTCTTTTTAACTATGATAGTTATTTCATTTATGTTACCAATAACAGACTATGATTTAAAATACTTTACAATTCAGTCAATAGCAGTTTTTGCAACTGGATTTTTAAGTAAAAATATAAGTACTCGTTCTTCTGTTATTGCAATAGGTATACAACTTGCAATATTAAAAATATTATTATATTTAATTTTAAGTTTCTTCTCTGTTGAAGAAAGTTATGGAGTGGCTTTAAATACTATTCAAATATTTATTTCAGGTTTATTCTCTGGAATGTTTGCAATAGCATTACTTCCGTATTTTGAAAGAACATTTAATATATTGACAGTATTTAAACTTATGGAATTGGCTGATTTATCTCATCCACTTTTAAGAAAATTATCAATAGAAGCTCCAGGAACTTTTCAACATTCTATGATGGTTGCAACACTTTCTGAAAATGCTGTTATTGAAATTGGAGGAGATCCTATATTTACCCGTGTAGCTTGTTATTATCATGATATAGGAAAAACAAAAAGACCGCAATATTATGTAGAAAATCAATCTGATGGTAAAAATTTACATAATGATATATCTCCTTTCATGAGTAAAATGATAATTTTAGCTCATACAAGAGAGGGAGCTGAAATGGGTAAAAAATATAAAATTCCTAAGGAAATTAGAAATATTATGTTTGAACACCAAGGAACAACATTACTTGCTTATTTCTACAATAAAGCTAAAGAGATTGATCAAAATGTTCCAGAAGAAGAATTTAGATATTCAGGTCCTAAACCACAAACAAAAGAACCAGCAGTTATATTACTTGCTGACTCAATAGAGGCTGCTGTTAGATCACTTGATGTAAAAGATCCTGTAAAGGTAGAACAAATGGTTAGAAAAATAGTAGATTCAAAGATAAGAGATAATCAATTATCAGATGCTAATATTACATTTAAGGAAGTGGAAATAATAGTAAATTCTTTCCTAAAAACTTTTGGTGCTATTTATCATGAAAGAATAAAATATCCAGGACAAAAATAA
- the ybeY gene encoding rRNA maturation RNase YbeY: MELIIDFSSDLQNEKYDMFIDTLYENNHLENYIKKVLEIEEIESDRPLYLSLLLTNNENIQIINREYRDKDAPTDVISFAYHETEDFNVGPYDTLGDIIISLERVEEQSSEYNHSFEREFYYVLTHGILHILGYDHIEEEDKKIMREREEAILSSFGYTRDK, from the coding sequence ATGGAATTAATTATTGATTTTAGTTCAGATTTACAAAATGAAAAGTATGATATGTTTATAGATACACTTTATGAAAATAATCATCTTGAAAATTATATAAAAAAAGTTTTAGAAATAGAAGAAATTGAGTCTGATAGGCCACTGTATCTATCACTTCTATTGACAAACAATGAAAATATTCAAATAATAAATCGTGAATATAGAGATAAAGATGCTCCTACTGATGTAATTTCTTTTGCATATCATGAAACAGAAGATTTTAATGTTGGACCTTATGATACTTTGGGTGATATTATTATTTCCTTAGAAAGAGTTGAAGAGCAATCAAGTGAATATAACCATTCATTTGAAAGAGAATTTTACTATGTTTTAACACATGGAATTTTACATATTTTAGGTTATGACCATATTGAGGAAGAAGATAAAAAAATTATGAGAGAAAGAGAAGAAGCTATACTTTCTTCATTTGGATATACTAGAGATAAATAA
- the asrC gene encoding sulfite reductase subunit C — protein MIRDLNTKKVMKNAFRITKTKYKTALRVRVPGGFIDPECLMLVSEISSKYGDGQIHITTRQGFEILGIDMEDMPAVNEMAQPLIDKLNINQDEKGKGYPAAGTRNVSACIGNKVCPKAQYNTTEFARRIEKAIFPNDLHFKVALTGCPNDCIKARMHDFGIIGTCLPEYEMDRCVACNACVKKCKKISVEALRMENNKIIRDENKCIGCGECVINCSMSAWTRSPKKYYKLMIMGRTGKKNPRLAEDWLRWVDEDSIVKIIENTYQYVKEYIAKDAPNGKEHIGYIVDRTGFHEFRKWALKDVNLPKETVEKENIYWSGPKYDY, from the coding sequence ATGATTAGAGATTTGAATACTAAAAAAGTAATGAAAAATGCTTTTAGAATAACTAAAACTAAATATAAAACTGCACTTAGAGTTAGAGTTCCAGGAGGATTCATAGATCCTGAATGTCTAATGTTAGTTTCAGAAATATCTTCAAAATATGGAGATGGACAAATTCATATAACAACAAGACAAGGTTTTGAAATTCTTGGTATAGATATGGAAGATATGCCTGCAGTTAATGAAATGGCTCAACCTTTAATTGATAAATTAAATATAAATCAAGATGAAAAAGGAAAAGGTTATCCAGCAGCTGGAACAAGAAATGTCTCTGCATGTATAGGAAATAAAGTTTGTCCTAAAGCTCAATATAATACAACTGAATTTGCTAGAAGAATTGAAAAAGCAATATTCCCTAATGATTTACATTTTAAAGTAGCTTTAACAGGTTGCCCTAATGATTGTATAAAAGCAAGAATGCATGACTTTGGAATAATTGGAACTTGTCTACCTGAATATGAAATGGATAGATGTGTAGCCTGTAATGCTTGTGTAAAGAAATGTAAAAAAATATCAGTTGAAGCTCTAAGAATGGAAAATAATAAAATTATTAGAGATGAAAATAAATGTATAGGTTGTGGAGAATGTGTTATAAATTGTTCTATGTCAGCTTGGACAAGAAGCCCTAAAAAATATTATAAACTTATGATTATGGGTAGAACTGGAAAGAAAAATCCTAGACTTGCTGAAGATTGGTTAAGATGGGTAGATGAGGATAGTATAGTTAAAATTATTGAAAACACTTATCAATATGTTAAAGAATATATAGCTAAAGATGCTCCTAATGGAAAGGAACATATTGGATATATAGTTGATAGAACAGGTTTCCATGAATTTAGAAAATGGGCTTTAAAAGATGTAAATTTACCAAAAGAAACTGTTGAGAAAGAAAATATCTATTGGTCAGGTCCAAAATATGACTATTAA
- a CDS encoding Crp/Fnr family transcriptional regulator, translated as MKTKNGDIEKIEVFKGISINSINEIRNNSDIIELKKNKALYSDRQILDYVYFLVSGNVSLVKSNENGENKVIFLLNSGSMINEPLMRKNTSGIECWGFEDAKILKIGLKTFDKIMSKDYILARNCMLFMEKRIRRLYRQLKNSTSTNIEKKLAAKLYRLGTQYGIENPQDKFILINLNLTVTYLAKMLGCQRETVSRSIKLLNDKAIILLKDRKFYIDMEKARQFFKK; from the coding sequence ATGAAAACTAAAAATGGTGACATAGAAAAAATTGAAGTTTTTAAAGGAATATCAATAAATTCTATCAATGAAATTAGAAATAATTCTGATATAATAGAATTGAAGAAAAATAAAGCACTCTATTCAGATAGACAAATTTTAGATTATGTATATTTTTTAGTTTCAGGAAATGTAAGTCTTGTAAAGTCAAATGAAAATGGAGAGAATAAAGTTATTTTTCTATTAAATAGTGGTTCTATGATAAACGAGCCATTGATGAGAAAAAATACTTCTGGTATAGAATGTTGGGGTTTTGAAGATGCAAAAATTCTTAAAATAGGTTTAAAAACTTTTGATAAAATTATGTCTAAGGATTATATTTTAGCTAGAAATTGCATGCTATTTATGGAGAAAAGAATAAGAAGACTATATAGACAATTAAAAAATTCAACTTCAACAAATATAGAAAAAAAACTAGCTGCTAAATTATATAGATTAGGAACTCAATATGGAATAGAAAATCCACAAGATAAATTTATTTTAATAAATCTAAATCTGACAGTAACCTATCTTGCAAAGATGTTAGGTTGTCAAAGAGAAACTGTATCAAGAAGTATAAAATTATTAAATGATAAAGCTATCATTTTATTAAAAGATAGAAAGTTTTACATTGATATGGAAAAAGCAAGACAATTCTTTAAGAAATAA
- a CDS encoding MATE family efflux transporter, giving the protein MQEEIKELNPLAYKPVGKLLKSLAIPAIIANLVSALYNVVDQIFIGQGIGYLGNAATNIAFPITTICLAIGLTLGIGGASNFNLELGKGYPEKSKHTAGTAASTLIIIGIILCIVVRIFLEPLMIGFGATDKILEYSMEYTGITSYGIPFLLFSIGVNPLVRADGNAKYSMIAIVTGAVLNTILDPLFMFMFHWGIGGAAWATVISQIVSALLLFIYFSRFKSVKFSLNDFIPQLHYLKRIISLGFASFIYQFSNMIVLVTTNNLLKIYGKNSIYGSDIPIAVFGIVMKINVIFIAIVLGLVQGAQPIFGFNYGAKNYHRVRETMRLLLKVTFSIATILFIVFQVFPKQIISLFGEGDKLYFEFATKYMRIFLAFISLNSIQVSIATFFPSIGKAIKRAIVSLTKQLIVLFPLLLTLPKFFGVEGVIYATPLTDLIAFTVAIIFLINEFKYMPKE; this is encoded by the coding sequence ATGCAAGAAGAAATAAAAGAACTCAATCCTTTAGCTTATAAACCAGTAGGAAAATTATTAAAATCATTAGCTATACCAGCAATTATTGCTAACCTAGTCAGTGCTCTTTACAATGTTGTCGATCAGATATTTATTGGACAAGGAATTGGATATTTAGGAAATGCTGCAACAAATATTGCTTTTCCAATTACAACTATATGTCTAGCAATAGGACTTACTTTAGGAATTGGAGGAGCTTCCAATTTTAACTTAGAATTAGGAAAAGGTTATCCAGAAAAGTCAAAACATACAGCTGGAACAGCAGCAAGTACATTAATTATTATAGGAATTATACTTTGTATTGTAGTTAGAATTTTTTTAGAACCTTTGATGATTGGCTTTGGAGCAACAGATAAAATTTTAGAATATTCAATGGAATATACAGGAATAACATCTTATGGAATACCATTTTTATTATTTTCAATAGGAGTTAATCCTTTAGTCAGAGCTGATGGGAATGCTAAATATTCTATGATTGCAATAGTTACAGGTGCAGTTTTAAATACAATTTTAGATCCATTGTTTATGTTCATGTTTCATTGGGGTATAGGAGGTGCTGCATGGGCAACTGTTATAAGTCAGATTGTATCAGCTCTATTGTTGTTTATATATTTTTCAAGATTTAAGTCAGTTAAATTTTCTTTAAACGATTTTATACCACAATTACACTATTTAAAAAGAATTATTTCATTAGGTTTTGCTTCTTTTATTTATCAATTTTCTAATATGATAGTTTTAGTTACAACTAATAATCTATTAAAAATTTATGGAAAAAATTCTATATATGGAAGTGATATACCAATAGCAGTTTTTGGAATTGTTATGAAGATAAATGTTATTTTTATTGCAATAGTTTTAGGACTTGTTCAAGGAGCTCAACCAATATTTGGCTTTAATTATGGAGCTAAAAATTATCACAGAGTTAGAGAAACTATGAGATTACTTTTAAAAGTTACATTTAGTATAGCAACTATTTTATTTATAGTATTTCAAGTTTTTCCTAAACAAATTATCTCTTTATTTGGAGAAGGAGATAAATTATATTTTGAATTTGCAACAAAATATATGAGAATATTCTTGGCTTTTATTTCTTTAAATTCAATACAAGTATCAATAGCAACATTTTTTCCTTCAATAGGAAAAGCTATAAAGCGAGCTATTGTATCTTTAACAAAACAACTAATAGTTTTATTTCCATTACTTCTAACATTACCAAAATTCTTTGGTGTTGAAGGAGTAATTTATGCAACACCTCTTACAGATTTAATAGCTTTTACTGTTGCAATTATTTTTTTAATAAATGAATTTAAATATATGCCAAAGGAATAA
- the asrA gene encoding anaerobic sulfite reductase subunit AsrA, whose amino-acid sequence MKLRLSIEEFDRGLEELSKKYLILAPRTFEKRGTYSDTDVVRYAKVNNFSEMNWEDKSHFPAKEALLPVNEVLFYFTEDEYKVAAEDTRERLVFLRACDMNAVKRIDQIYLGNGASNDFFYTRTRKKTKFVVVGCTKTFRNCFCVSMGTNKADNYDAAMNIRGNEIQLEIRNEDLNVFSGREIDFDIDYVTKNEFEVDLPEKVDFMYMQNHKMWDEYDTRCIACGRCNYSCPTCTCFSMQDIHYKENENMGERRRVWASCQVDGYTNIAGGHSFRVKHGQRMRFKTLHKIHDYKKRFGENMCVGCGRCDDMCPQYISISEAYEKVAHAMREKDNEELISEVYEKVVKAMKEKREE is encoded by the coding sequence ATGAAACTTAGATTAAGCATTGAAGAGTTTGATAGGGGCTTAGAAGAATTATCAAAAAAATATTTGATACTTGCTCCTAGAACTTTTGAAAAGAGGGGGACATATTCTGACACAGATGTTGTTAGATATGCAAAGGTAAATAATTTTTCTGAAATGAACTGGGAAGATAAATCTCATTTCCCAGCAAAAGAAGCATTATTACCTGTTAATGAAGTTCTATTTTATTTTACAGAAGATGAATACAAGGTTGCAGCAGAAGATACTAGAGAAAGATTGGTATTTTTAAGAGCTTGTGATATGAATGCAGTAAAAAGAATAGACCAAATATATTTAGGTAATGGAGCTAGTAATGATTTCTTTTATACTAGAACTAGAAAAAAGACAAAATTTGTTGTTGTAGGTTGTACAAAAACTTTTAGAAATTGTTTTTGTGTAAGCATGGGAACAAATAAAGCTGATAATTATGATGCTGCAATGAATATAAGAGGGAATGAAATTCAACTTGAAATTAGAAATGAAGATTTAAATGTTTTTTCTGGAAGAGAGATAGATTTTGATATAGATTATGTAACTAAAAATGAATTTGAAGTTGATTTACCTGAAAAAGTAGATTTTATGTATATGCAGAATCATAAGATGTGGGATGAGTATGACACTAGATGTATTGCTTGTGGTAGATGTAATTACAGTTGTCCTACTTGTACTTGTTTTTCAATGCAAGACATACATTATAAAGAAAATGAAAATATGGGAGAAAGAAGGAGAGTTTGGGCTTCTTGTCAAGTAGATGGATACACAAATATTGCTGGAGGTCATTCATTTAGAGTAAAACATGGACAAAGAATGAGATTTAAAACTTTACATAAAATTCATGACTATAAAAAAAGATTTGGTGAAAATATGTGTGTTGGTTGTGGAAGATGTGATGATATGTGTCCACAATACATTTCAATATCTGAGGCTTATGAAAAAGTTGCTCATGCTATGAGAGAAAAAGATAATGAAGAATTAATATCAGAAGTTTATGAAAAAGTTGTTAAAGCAATGAAAGAAAAAAGAGAGGAGTAA
- a CDS encoding HEPN domain-containing protein has protein sequence MSKRYYPITGLICRSTIPVPLYSNIEIKIIPREGCRKEITDAFKNATAFIEITEIRNNFMMCDILKEVIAIIFLSHSFSVNSNDDEDDNHFFRLITPKMNYFTTKIGSEIVDTDFSNRIPYFKFSGKEYQNPLIHISLFLTDDTNDIIGGAKKSSLYFFLKIITYLSIESELNKKIRNSLVFIFEFIYNKIDTTLFLYSCLILEILLLKDSEEGKKSKVSNRATSLIFKDLDIKLKKDLALKIQELYKRRSEIVHEGKKYIDFYNEIEYEITFEINFAKNLFIRLIEIIIMENIKSVDDIINLANLQYSRDNCMEGYL, from the coding sequence ATGTCAAAAAGATACTATCCAATTACAGGTTTAATATGTAGAAGTACTATTCCAGTTCCTTTATATTCTAATATAGAAATTAAAATTATACCTAGAGAAGGGTGTAGAAAAGAAATAACTGATGCATTTAAAAATGCAACAGCTTTTATTGAAATAACAGAAATTAGAAATAATTTTATGATGTGTGATATTTTAAAAGAGGTTATAGCTATAATTTTTTTATCACATTCATTTAGTGTTAATTCCAATGACGATGAAGATGATAATCATTTTTTTAGATTAATTACACCTAAAATGAATTATTTTACCACTAAGATAGGTTCTGAAATTGTAGATACAGATTTTTCAAATAGAATACCCTATTTTAAATTTTCTGGTAAGGAATATCAAAATCCATTAATTCATATTTCTTTATTTTTAACAGATGATACTAACGATATTATCGGAGGTGCAAAAAAATCTTCTTTATATTTTTTTTTAAAAATTATTACTTATCTTTCAATTGAATCTGAATTAAATAAAAAAATAAGAAATTCATTAGTATTTATTTTTGAATTTATCTATAATAAAATTGATACTACTCTTTTTTTATATTCTTGTTTAATATTAGAAATATTATTATTAAAAGATAGTGAGGAAGGTAAGAAGAGTAAAGTTTCTAATAGAGCTACATCTCTTATATTTAAAGATTTAGATATCAAATTAAAAAAAGATTTAGCATTAAAAATACAAGAATTATATAAAAGAAGAAGTGAAATAGTACATGAAGGTAAAAAGTATATAGATTTTTATAATGAAATTGAATATGAGATTACTTTTGAGATAAATTTTGCTAAAAATTTATTCATAAGGCTAATTGAAATAATTATTATGGAAAATATTAAAAGTGTAGATGATATTATTAATTTAGCTAATTTACAATATAGTAGAGATAATTGTATGGAAGGTTATCTCTAA